The DNA sequence TCAGTTCTAGTGAGCGCGACGACGATGACGACCAGACAGCGGCTGCGTGAATATGGCGGCAGCGGCGAGAACCCTCCCAGCggcgcctctctctctctctctcagcttCCCCCCtttctctcttccctttcttaccttttgattttctttctttttttttgttctgtTTGCGTTTCTAGAATAGGAGAAAAGGAAAGGGTAATGGCGgccggaaaaaaaaaaggaaaaaagaaaatattaaagctAGGGTTTGTTGtgtaaaaaattaggatttgtataaaataaaaatattaataagatAATAGGGTTaagtaataatttaaatataaatttattgtcTTTAAAATACCATTTTATTATCAACTTgagatttattttcaaataaatactaattcaaCGAAAATTGGTGGTAATTAGATTAATTCTCTTTCATTTATAAAATACGGTTAAAaatctatatattaaaattaaggcatataaattattcattattttttaattataaaaaatttaaataataaataagagtttactcaatttttatataaaaatatctaaaatgtagtcttaaataaatataatacatcataataatttattaataacttttaaataatttagGGATCgtacataattaataaattaaaattaatataacgaaattactaattatatatatatatatatatatatatatatatatatatatatatatatatataaaatatgaagggtttagaatttaggatttattGTGAAGGATTTAAGAATTAGGACTTAgagtttaggattttaggatttttttttcttcttatcctTAATATACGTACATTCTTACAATTGAATATTAGAATTTACtacatatattttttctattttcgatTTATTCTCCAAATCAACAGCAACACCtatcaatttaataaaattaatctaaaaaattataatttttcacAGCATCTTATTATAATTGAtactttaaataattaataaatttttatgacatattagaataattaataaaattaatctaaCAATTATTAGTGTAGCATTTAgaattagggtttagaatttagggCTTAGAATTTTAgggtttcttttttcttcttcttatctttGATATatgtttatctttttatttgaatcttagacttattacatatatttttttattttagatttattttccaaATCAACGGTATTATAATTAAGAAAATTACTTTATAAATTCACTAATTTTTCATATTATactactataattaataaaattactaaaaaataactaattttctaaatCATATTACTATAACCTATAAagttattctaaaaaattactaatttcacGTAACATcttactatataattaataaaattattcttcatattatttaactataattaataaaattaatgtaaCAGAATcactaactatatatatatataattaattaagttactcTAAAAGTTAATTTAGAACTTAaggtttaggattaggatttaggatttatggtgtaggatttaaggtttatggtttagagtttagagTTTAAGATTTAATCAAGTTACtctaaaaattactaatttagagttcagggtttaggatttagtatTTAGGATTTATGGCGTATGATTcatgatttaggatttagaattttaagatttttttttcttgttcttatcTTTAATATAAGTCCATCATTTCATTTGAACCTTAGAACTTactacacacatatatatacatatatatatatatatatatatatatatatatatatatatatttaatttatttctcaTGTCAACGATAACACctatcaatttaataaaataatactgtaaataattaataaattcttttgatatattactataattaataaaataaatctaaaaattattaatttttcatatcatattattgtaattaataaaattactttataaatttactaatttttcggattatattactataattaataaaattacaaaaagaaaacaaattccctaaatcatattattattttctatcaaGTTACtctaaaaatttactaatttcaCTTAGCATcttactatataattaataaaattattctatatatcataactataattaacaaaattaacgtaataaaatcactaattttcgatatatattactataattaattaaattattctaaaaattattaatttaagatttaatatttaggtttaggatttagaatttatggtgtagggttcagaatttagaatttagaatttagggcttagaattttaggatttttttctcttcttcttatacttGATATACGCCTATTCTTTCATTTGAACCCTAGAACATactacatataattttttttatttttgatttatttCCCAAGTCAACCCtatcaatttaataaaattaatctgaaaaatactattttttcatagcattttactataattaatactATAATTAAtactctaaataattaatattttttatgacatgttagtataattaataaactaatctaataattaatataattaatatttttaaatcatgCACGTATAAAAATAAATTGGATACACCCTACTTGCATACTTAATCTAATAACGCCATCTTCTATGTTGGTATGATAAGATATTATCTATACAatataaaattaatctaataatatgatataataatatctaaaagacaataattttattaaacataGTACTCTcttaaaataatcataaataatacttaTAACAATTCATTCCTGTATATGGGAACGTTTTAAATTAATATGTGAACGTTTCAATTAATATGGGTgacataatttgaaaaaaaaataaaaccataataaatttaaaaattttgataaataaaatttaaacgatatataatttaagtttaaaaaatttaatataatttgaacgATATAATTTGAACATTTCAAATAATAGAGTAGATAAAAAATCTTATCAAATTTGTTATATTAAATTGACAGTTTTAAATTACGTGTTTAAATAGGCAGTTTTAAATTACGTGACTTGAGTTAAAATTGTCCATTAAATCCGTCTATCACCCATATTAATTGAAACGTTCCGATTAAAATGACTATATCTCAGATACTGAGTCACCAATTCGCGCATTATACATATCGTATATTTATGTAATTAtgctgtattttatttattttcataaattttatatttatttaatttaaataaaaaaattcttaataaaattactttataaatttactaatttctcaTATTAcattactataattaataaaaattactaaacccAAATTACTAAACCTTGTTCCTCGCCTGTCAACACCGAAATTTTCAGTTCCCAAATCTTTTACATCCTCAAGACCTTAACAGAGACAGAAACGGAATCGAAATAAAATCATAGGGTCATTCTGTCCATCAATTCGATTAAAATGGTACCTAAAGCTGGTCGCTTTTCAGTGAATAGAAACTTGTTTCTTAATCTGTTcggattttgtataaaattagggacagaaagagaaagagaatacGGTTTTAAAAAATggtggagaagaagaaagaggaatggAATTGGAATCCATAGTTGCCGGCACCCTcaatctctccctctctctcaacCATCTGATGGATTCAATCTTTGACGCAATCAACGCCCAAGATCTCTTCTTGACGCACGACCTCTCTGATCCAACAATGCCGCTCTCCACACACTGAATCTTTGCCTCCTCATCCAGCTACTAGGATCGCATTCCCTTTAGATCCGATCCAAGGTCCAATCCTACATCCTCTCCCACTGCGACAACTTCGAGCCACTCTTTTCTCTCGCCAATGGCGCCGGTTCCCAGTCCCAGCTTTTCTCCGACGATCTCGCCGGAGTCCTCAAGCTCATCTCCCACCAGATGATTGATGCTGGGGTGCGCGAGCTTGTGGCGGAGATTAGGGAGAAGAGGGAGGAGTTGAGGGTGAAGAGGGAGCTGTTAAGGTTTGTGAGGATAATTCTTGTGGCTAATAAGATGTTGGAGAGTGTTAGGGAAGCGTTGAGGAATGGACAGTTTGGTTTTGCTGGTGAAAGGTTGAAAGAGTTGAAGGTGGCACTTAACATAACAGgacttaattctaattaatttaagctaacaaatttctaattttttgatataaattcacatatattttttatataacaacaataaccataaaaaagataatatttttaaagtaatcCCACTaacataaaaattacaaaaaaatattagctAGCCAATCACATCAAATTACATTTGGAATAATCTTGActgttgaattaaaaaatataaaagatttaaTAACTCCTCAATAAAAAGGCGCACCAATAAACCAAATAAGTTTTTGGCATTTCGGTGCCAAAAAGAAGGCCGACGTACCAAATCCGTGCCCCTGCAATATATTctccatggttctgaaaaccgaaccggaccggCCAGTTCAACCGGAAAATCGAGAACCGGTCATCTAACCGGTCCAGGTAAGGTCAGGAACCGCCTGGCAAAAAACCAGTGAGAAAACTGGTCAAACCGGCAGCTAACCAGTAAACCGGGAGAACTGTCTGGTTTTTTAGCGGTTTTTGGTTTGGATATTAAACTACTAAACGGCGTCATTTTgaaggttaaaaaaaaaaagaagctaaaCGCAACGAACCCTAATCCTAATCTCAATCTCACACTCTCACAAGAGAAAGCACAGCATAGCCACCACGGGCAGAAGAGAAAGCACCCACGGGCCACGATCGAGCAGCCCCTCTTCACCGTCGCATAGCCACCACCATCGCCACCGCATCCCACCGCCATCGCCACCGCATCCCACATCCCACAGCCCCTCTTCGCCGTCCCACAGCCCCTCTTCGTCGTCGCCGAGCTCCCCTCCTCGTTGGTCGTCGCCGAGCTCCCCTCCTCCATCGTCGTCGCCGAGCTCGCCTCCTCCTTCGTCGCCGTTACTCGCCGCCGGTAATACTCTGTTCTTATTCGTTTGCGCCTTCCACCTCGCCTCCTGTTTAATCGTCGCCTCCTCCTTCCACCTCGCTGCCTTCTGATTTTCTGTGcttgattttatgatttattagcTTGTGATTTGTTCATGATTTGTTATCTGtgcttgattttataatttttctgttCATGATTTGTTATCTATGTTCATGTTTTGTTATCTGGATTCATGATTTGGTATCTGTTCATGATTTGTTATCTGGATTCATGATGAGGTCATCAGAAAAATTCTGTTTGAGTTGCTGTTCATGATTTGGTATCTGTTCATGATTTGTTCATGATGAAATGCTGCTTCATGATTTTGGTTGCtgaattatttatttgttcatgCTGGATTACATGATTTTGGTTGCTGCTTCATGTTTATCTGGATTACATGGTTTTCTGAAGTTATTTTCTGGTCTTTGATTTTCTGATTGTTACAGATGGAACAATCACAAAGTAACCCACAGCCACAAGATAATGCTGTTCAAGATTCTTAAATTGGTTCATCCAGAGGTAAATCTGATCCAGCTTGGCAATATTTTACAGTGAAGTATGACAAAAATAACAAGGCTCAATATACATGTATTTTCTGCTTGAATACTTACAATGGAGGGCGGATATATAGAATGAAATATCATCTTGCAAAAATCCCTGGACAAATTAAAGTTTGTAACAAAGTAACTGAAGATGTTGAACttcaattcaaaaggcttttggaggaaaacaaaaaaaaataagacaGAAAATTatgaagttgtttgtgaaccttTAATAATAAagtttgatgtttgaagttgtttgtgaacctctaatattaagttatagataatttattatgtgaaattttaaattttattaagttagaaattattgaatttatatatttaaaattatttttagattttttaataattttatttaatattttattaaatcgaTTCAACCCCGGTTGAACCCCGATCAAACCAGTAAACTATTGAATCAGTGGcctcaccggtttattgaccggtccaGTTCTCGCAACCATGATATGCTCAAGGCTTGTTACATGTTTTAACGTTTCTATGTTTTTTAGTATTTACCTCCACTTATTGGGATTGATTTAGGTGGGAAAACCTAAAATCAAGATCTTGGtggtctttaaaaaaaatataaaatataatgtaaaatgACTATTTTGTACttacttttttctatttttttatcttcttcagcagattttttattttaataaataaaataattataataattactgaaataaataatttaaaaatatttactaaaataaatatctttctcttatttcgtttacactgtaaatgagataattttgcatatatctcatttacaatatctttattatttgaaacgttccatttttaagagtttggtccaatttaaattattaatatattttattattttcatatttaattatttataagatGCTAACTCATACAAATTAAAAGATGGCATGAAGTTGATGcacaataaataaaacagaaaaagatAACAAGAGAATTGAAATGGTTATCTCTCACTCTTCCTCTGTTTTATTTATCCCTATCAACATCTCCTAACAATTGACAAATCTGTCAAGAAACGATTATCTCCTCCTCttcatctattttatttatcttcatCAACTTCTCCTAACAATTAGCAAACAGTTATCTTTCATTTCCTCTGTTTTATTACTATTTTtacttccataacaaaaaaattagccacatataaatgttaaaaaaaatgagGTGGTAACAAAGAAGAAAGATAAAATAGacatttttaagtaatttttttaaaatattttaatataagtatGTTTTATAGAATtatcttttatataataaaaatgttttaatcTCATCcgttgatttaaatttttaatggatGAGATTTATAAAGAATCTTGGACCACTAAGAACCCAAATATTCTTTCCTCACCTAAGAAACCTTCTTACTTATTTACTATCagatttcttttttatattattgttataattTCTTTTTGATTTCGAATAtgtgaactttttctttttaatattatacTTTTAGGGGTGAAATCCTTTGAAATGAATCAAATTATGTGTTAAACATTACTATAGTTATATACAAAACGTCAGTGACATTttgtgtttctttcattaaaataatatttttattaaaaaaagttaatgacattttgtgttttaataattaaaataatattttttattacaaaacgtctattcttttatgattaaattttttttttatcacaaaaCGTCAAATGACATTTTGTGTTACTACCACAATCgtataaaacactaaaataatcaaatatttttatattttacattaaaattattcatatataaaaattttagtccgAATATGTTGTTTAAGGCTTTAGTTGCGCTGTCAAATAGCAATAGTAGtagatattctttaaaaaaattgtcGTAGCTAAAAATTAAACTTGACATTGATAAAATGACAATGTAATATAATCAAAttcatctttttaaataattgtttaattAAGTAGGAGGTGCaagagtttttgttttttttattaaacagCAAATATATAACAAGTAACAATAATAATACCACCTTCAAATATAATTGCGTGTGTATTTTAGGTTCATAATATTTGTATTGAAACTACAATAATTTGTTGTTTTCTAATTAAATAACGTGGCATATATATAATCAAAACAGGCAAATTTAAGTTGTCCCTCTCACAGATATAAACAGGCAAATATCTTAGACAAGTTAACAATAATGTGATGATTATTTATCGTTCATATATATAATTGCCATTTAAAATACGACCAAAAAAGCTTAcacatgtttaaaattttttttttcacttctctctttctaccaaaattttttttaaaaagtcgaATTCTGTATATCATATTGTTGAATATTGTATATAGAGATATTTACAGATCGAATtggtttggattttgaaaaaaaatcagaaccgaactaattaaattttaatcGGGTTGGTTTGAATTTGTGATTTTTAGTGAGTAAATCCAAACCAATTAAAACCAAATGGATCGGTTCAAATAATTAAGTATCCgactaaaaaattttttagaaaaacttaaaaaaattatctaaatattataaatatataataatagtaataaaaaaataatacatgatCGTTTCAAACTTAAATAATTATGATAATTTAGAAGACTAAGGTTACAAgataaatttgtatatatattattagattttattttttaattaatatcaaaTTAATTGAGTAATCGAGTTCAGCAATCCCAGAACCAATAACCGAACCAATTAAAGTACTCAATTACCCATCAAATCTAAAATCAGTATAATCGAATTGGGTTAATTTTGAACAAATAGTCTAATTATCCGCACTTGTGAACATCCCTACTTATATATCGGatcaaaatatactttattaacACTAAATTTTGATCTAATTATTCGCTTCAACCTTCGACCTAACTCTTACTTCTATTATTATATGTTTGATATGTTTGATGTGTGTACAAACATTTATATTGTTTCATGTGCAAATATCACTATTACCCTAAACTTAAATCTTGTATAATGAGCAAAATTTAAGTCTTTGGTCTTCCGAAATAAAAAATACCATAGGCATAAAAATAGAGTAATATATATTaggctaaaattattttatttaacttaatattagaataagatCCGTGCAATGGACGGACTATTTACCAAATTCAAGTTACTTTTTTACTATGCATTGGttcgaaataaaaaaaacaaatacaaattcatataacaaactaaataaaaaaactatataAAGCAATTGAATTGAGATTGGTTGATTGCCAGAAGTTTAGAGAAATGCTTGTATAAAAAATTAGAGTAAATTTAGTGAGATCAAGATATTTTATGGACaaattgtatttaatttgttaggCAATATTAACTATTTGAGATCTAATCATTCGGAACCAACATTTTTATCATTGTCAACTTTAGTAATTGTAAACTAACCCTGATCAACGTAAattcattatatttttaacaattaaagagatatttaaataaatttgattaaaaatattataaaatcagATTAGAAAATTGAGATAGTAATTCTAAAATCAAtagtaactaattaaaataatattagtacATCAAATTTTATATATGAACACCTATATCTAATATATATCCAGGAGATATCTAAGTCTTGGTGAAAAATCAATAACTTTGATTCCAACTTGTAAAAATAGACATCATAGTTGTACACTTTCACACCATCAGCTATTGTTAAGTCTTTTTTTCCAATTATTTATACGTGTGCACTCTAACAACTATTTATACTTCCGATCACCTTCGTCTACACAAATGTCATAAACCtacaaagtaataaaataaaatcaacaataattatTCTATATTGATTTACAATCTGAATTTGGAATCTATCAAAAAACAGTAACTCTGAACTAAGAGATATACCTTAAAAGCACAACCATCTCCTTTAAACTTCCCGTGTTTTCTCAAGAGCACTTTAGGGAGATTTGATCTGATTCATTCTCAATTGCATCTATCAGTTATAGGAAGAACTTGCACCATGATTCCAGTCAAAAAACGATAATGCCTTAGGGAatgagatgagatgagatgaACAAATAGTACcagtcaaaatataaaaaaatgatacAATACATGAACACAATTGAACAAAACAAAAAAGGTACAATATTTTACAAATTCAAAGTTATGAAAATTACATCTTCATAACTTCGCAAGATATAATCCTTAGGCAAGTCAACTTGAGAAGCAGACTGAAAAAACAATATTTGTAGGAAGAGACTAATGTGTTTATCGATTAAAGCAACCGTCAACAATGCTACATGAATACATGTTTAAATTCAAAGTGAGGCAACATATAAGTGGCAATGGTGCTAATGGCAACTAAACCATTAACCATATATGATCCCCAAGTTAAAATTGGAAGCATATGCAGTTTGAAGCACAAACTTATTCATGACGATGAATTGAATATTCTACATATGAAAACATCATTCATTTACTTTTTCTCTTCTGGTTTCAGCTTTACACCAATATGCCTCGTATCAAAAGTAATTAAGTCAACTTCAAATTGCATAAGTCAGAAAAAAAAATCTAGATGTGATTATCCAAATAGTCTTTTCCTAATCTTACACAGGTCTCTATTATGAGCCAAAAGTCACAGGATCAAGCTCTATCAAAACATTATGATAGGGACatgaatataatttaatttcCATAACATACATCCTTTACCCAAACTATAGCAGCATCAAATCTTATAAAAGAAGAACACATAGTCGAGCCATGGCTTTCAAAAGAAATCACTTTAATATATGATTTGTActtaaatatctttaatataaaGTGTGTTAAAGATCCTAAAAGCATACAATGACCCACATGATTTGTTTACCACTGACTAAAACCCcaaagtggtccctgagattGGGCGAGTTACCCATACTTGTCCTTGACTTTCAAAATTCCCTAATAGCATCCCTGACATTCAGCTCCGGGACCCATAGTTGCCCTGCAACCCTTTCCGGCGCCAAGTCAGCAAACGGAGGGATGATCTGGCACCTCCAATACCACGCTGGAGCCAACAACGGCTAGCTGATGTGGCGAATCTGAATTTTGTACCCAATCTGGTCCCTGGTCCCATTAAAACCCTAAAAGCTAAAATCATCCTCTTCATCGCCTGAGCTTCAAACTGCTGCTGCTGATTCCTTCTCAGATCATCCTCTTCATCACCTCCAGCTCCAGGTAATAACACATACAGATCATATGCCTTCCATTTCGATCTGCCATTTCTCTGTTTCCTGATTGCTAGCTGCTGCTACCATAATATGAATGTAACTTGGCTAAATTTCAGTTTCCTCTAAAACTGTAATCACTCAATACTCAAAACTATAAGCTGCCGCTGCTTTTGTTAGTTTGCAACTGTTTGATGTAGCATTGCATTGTGTTACTTACTGTAGACATGTGCTGCAAATGCAAATGAAAAAGGTGACAAGGCTTCCTTGATTCCTCAATCCAGACGGCCTGCACTCCCCTCTCTGCAAATACCCCCATGGTCATTAGATGCCGCATTATCTTCTTTCGCAAAGACAGATGGTCCTTCCACATCCACCTACTTCAAGGACCCTCTCTCTTAATGGTAAAGGTTCATTCTCTCCATTGTCAAAGGTTGCCCACTCATTACCGGTTACTCCAATCGCATCTTTGGGTCAAGAAAGTGTACATGGCAGACATCTGGGATGTGCTTCTGATTTAAATGTATGTCTCTTTTCTTCAATCAAGGCAACTGTTTTCATACAACGCTTGctaaaattttttacattttgTATGTTAAACTGGTATATGATTTTAAACTATGCTGCATTGATGAATATTTCCATTCTTGTATAGACAATGGTTGTCAAGCAGCATATAACTCAATCACTTTCGGTTCCAGTTGATGCCAAAGCCAGCAAATTGAGGTGCACTCAGTCTAGGGTCTTGATTCGTATCATTTCAGCCAGGCGGCATCTTGCAACTGTTGATGGAACTTCAACTGGTGATTCTTCAGTCATGGAGATTGGTAATTGCTTGAAATATACGTAGAGCACATAATTTCTTGTAGGTTCCCATTTTACATTTCTTGATCAAGAATCACAATCTGAAATATTCAGTTATGAGTTCTGACTTTCAAGAACTATTAAATATTTGGcacttaaccatatataacaTGATATTGGTAACGCTTTGCATCGTTTAATAGACATTATAGATGAAAGAAATTTGGTGGCTTCTAGGTGATATAATCTTTAGTGCGTCTCTCATAGACAATCTTAGAGACTATAGCCTTTTGTAGCCCTTCCATGTCAATTGCTGACTAACTCTCCCCTTTCTAGCTATTAAGGATGCTACAGCAGATATTCCAGAGGAAGAAGCAGTTTCTAGGTTTTGTTTGGCAGAGCTCGGGGAAGGAGAGAATACTCTTAAGATGGAATGCAGTTGTAAAGGTGATCTTGCACTTGCTCATCAAGACTGTGCAGTAAAGTGGTTTAGTATTAAGGGCAACAGGACCTGCGATATCTGCAAACAGGATGTTCAAAACCTCCCGGTAACACTATTGAAAATTTATGATCGTCAACCCCCTGTCAGACAGCCACCAAATGTGCCACAACCAAGGGAAATAGCTTATTACCAAATGGTCCctgaaggagagaagaagagatacTAGTTATAATAACGATTCTTAGCTTTTAGGGTTTTAATGGGACCAGGGACCAGATTgggtacaaaattcagatttgcCACATCAGCTAGCCGTTGCTGGCTCCAGAGTGGCATTGGAGATGCTAGATCATCCCTCCGTTTGCTGACTTGACGCTGGAAAGGGTTGTAGGGCAACTATGGGTCCCGGAGCTGAATATCAGGGATGCTGTTAGGAAATTTTGAAAGTCAAGGAAAAGTATGGGTAACTCGCCCaatctcagggaccactttgGGGTTTTAGTCAATGAATCCCTGAATCCCTAATTACTGGCGTCACTCCCTCTGTTCTCACATTCAGCAAAACCTCAGCCATTTCCCAGGTTCTCTCCACCTCTTCTCCCTCGTCACCGCCCCGCTCCTTCCCCCTCTCACTCTCAAGGTCACCGCAGCACCGTCGTCCTGACCGAGGAGAACGTCTCGTCGTGCGCTTGAGACAGCCGATGAGAACGTCGTCGTCGTGCGCCTGACCCATCCGAGGGGAACCTAGTCGTCGCGTGCCTGACCCAGCCCGAGGAGAATCGTCGCGTCAGAGGCTGAACCGTCACTGTCTTCGTTGCGTCAAAGGAGAATCATCTTCGTCACCGTCAAGCAAGATCGTCAGAGGTAGAATCGTGTATGTTGCAGTCCGGTCTCCGTTGCCACCTCCAACAAAATCGTTCTTCATCGCCGTGGTCAGCCTCTTCACCGTTGGCCGCTTTTCCTTCCGGTACGTTTGTCTCTGTGATTTCTTCGATTTTCATTTACCTTGAAGCATTTGTTAATTATTATAGGTTGTGATTTCTGTGATTTTATATTTGGGTGATTTCTAACTTTCTGTGATTGATGTGATTTTATATTAGTAGTTGTCTATGTCTTAATGGTGAAAATTCTTACTTGTGATTATGCCTCATATTGTTTAATTGGAGCGATAGTATTTGCTTTAATTAATCAATTCTGCACTCTCATGCAACTAATTACTAATTCATGCGCAGTGGCTaagggaaattgaaattgaacttTTGAAGTTTTTGTAGATTTCTGACGCGATTGaggattatctttatttttttattaatttttttccaatttatttttgtttatttaatatcCGTGGAGATCCCGATCCCTGGCGGATATGGGTTTCCTGTTATCCGTTGCGTGGACGGGGCG is a window from the Arachis hypogaea cultivar Tifrunner chromosome 17, arahy.Tifrunner.gnm2.J5K5, whole genome shotgun sequence genome containing:
- the LOC112763107 gene encoding uncharacterized protein codes for the protein MVLPHPPTSRTLSLNGKGSFSPLSKVAHSLPVTPIASLGQESVHGRHLGCASDLNTMVVKQHITQSLSVPVDAKASKLRCTQSRVLIRIISARRHLATVDGTSTGDSSVMEIAIKDATADIPEEEAVSRFCLAELGEGENTLKMECSCKGDLALAHQDCAVKWFSIKGNRTCDICKQDVQNLPVTLLKIYDRQPPVRQPPNVPQPREIAYYQMVPEGEKKRY